A section of the Spirosoma pollinicola genome encodes:
- a CDS encoding gluconate:H+ symporter, with translation MPLILTLIGILTLVVLVAFVRLDTFISFVIVSLGIGLASGMDVVAVGKSIQTGIGGTLGELVLIIGFGAMLGRLVAESGAARRITDVLIGWFGIKNIRWGLALAGFVIGIPLFYNAGFIIVVPLIFTIAASSRLPLMSVAVPMLSALSVAHGYLPPHPSPSAVAGQLNANIGQTLIYGIIVAIPAIIIAGPLFGKTLLHIKATPNRDLFNNREVPTQNLPGAGISFFVALLPVLLLTTFGPLKNAMHEPSFLKTIVTLLAEPYIGMLVSVLTAMYALGIRQGLTVKAITKDMEEAVKAVAPILLVIAGAGALKQVFGDSGTSKYIGSLLADAAIPPLLLGWGIAAFIRVCVGSATVAGLTTVGIILPLIQSQAIKPELMVLAIGSGSLMFSHINDGGFWLFKEYFNLTIGQTIRTWSLMETIVSIVGLAGVLLLNLVV, from the coding sequence ATGCCCCTAATTTTAACGTTAATCGGTATTCTGACGCTTGTTGTCTTAGTCGCTTTTGTTCGCCTAGATACCTTTATATCCTTTGTTATCGTCTCGCTAGGAATTGGCCTGGCGTCGGGAATGGACGTGGTGGCCGTTGGGAAATCCATACAAACGGGTATTGGCGGCACTCTTGGCGAACTGGTACTGATTATCGGTTTTGGGGCCATGTTAGGTCGACTCGTCGCCGAAAGTGGGGCCGCACGGCGCATTACGGATGTACTGATTGGCTGGTTCGGCATCAAAAATATTCGATGGGGATTGGCCCTGGCCGGTTTTGTGATCGGGATACCGTTGTTCTATAATGCCGGATTTATTATCGTTGTTCCACTCATCTTTACCATTGCAGCCTCGTCTCGCTTGCCATTAATGTCGGTAGCGGTGCCAATGCTTTCGGCATTGTCAGTAGCGCATGGATACCTGCCTCCGCATCCATCTCCCTCGGCTGTGGCGGGTCAGTTGAATGCGAATATCGGTCAGACGTTGATTTACGGAATCATCGTTGCCATTCCGGCTATCATCATTGCCGGGCCGTTGTTTGGCAAAACACTTTTACACATTAAAGCAACGCCCAACCGGGATTTATTCAACAACCGCGAAGTGCCCACCCAAAACTTGCCGGGGGCGGGTATCAGCTTTTTTGTGGCGTTACTGCCGGTGCTTCTCCTGACAACATTTGGCCCATTGAAAAACGCAATGCACGAACCATCGTTCTTGAAAACTATTGTCACGTTGCTGGCCGAACCTTATATCGGTATGCTTGTTTCGGTGCTGACGGCTATGTATGCGCTGGGTATTCGGCAGGGATTAACCGTAAAGGCTATTACAAAAGACATGGAAGAAGCAGTGAAAGCGGTGGCCCCAATTTTATTGGTTATTGCCGGTGCTGGTGCCTTAAAGCAGGTTTTCGGCGATAGCGGAACTAGTAAGTACATTGGGAGCTTACTGGCCGATGCCGCCATCCCACCACTATTGCTGGGATGGGGTATTGCCGCCTTTATTCGAGTTTGCGTTGGTTCGGCTACGGTAGCTGGTTTAACAACGGTGGGTATCATTTTACCCCTTATTCAATCGCAGGCGATAAAGCCGGAGTTGATGGTACTGGCCATTGGCTCCGGAAGCCTTATGTTCTCACACATCAACGACGGTGGTTTCTGGCTCTTCAAAGAATACTTTAACCTGACCATTGGGCAAACCATTCGGACATGGTCGCTAATGGAAACTATTGTTTCCATCGTTGGCCTTGCTGGCGTGTTGTTGCTGAACCTGGTCGTTTAA
- a CDS encoding YybH family protein, with protein MKKSLYFSFILFSLTGLSHITSAQTVFGNLRTVDERAIRSLRNQSNQSIQNRNLAGFGETMMSEIDVTRGSGSHVSGRDSVLASVAVQFKDPAFLGYVRTTDTIQISSSNPLAAEHGHWTGRFKRPDGVQTITGTYLTMWRKTNEGWKIRSELFVSLACTGSAACGK; from the coding sequence ATGAAAAAGTCGCTTTATTTTAGTTTTATACTCTTTTCGCTTACGGGTTTATCACACATTACCTCGGCGCAAACCGTTTTTGGTAACCTTAGAACAGTAGACGAGCGAGCTATTCGTTCCTTGCGTAACCAGTCAAATCAGTCCATTCAAAACCGTAATCTGGCCGGTTTTGGTGAAACCATGATGTCGGAAATCGACGTAACGCGCGGAAGCGGGTCGCATGTGTCAGGCCGGGACTCGGTGCTGGCATCGGTAGCAGTACAATTCAAAGACCCTGCCTTTCTTGGGTACGTTCGCACAACAGACACCATACAAATCAGCTCCTCGAATCCGCTAGCCGCCGAACATGGCCATTGGACGGGTCGCTTTAAACGCCCTGATGGTGTTCAAACCATTACGGGTACGTATTTAACTATGTGGCGGAAGACGAACGAAGGCTGGAAAATTCGCTCCGAGCTTTTTGTGAGTTTGGCGTGTACGGGAAGTGCAGCCTGCGGGAAGTAA
- the katG gene encoding catalase/peroxidase HPI produces the protein MGNNGSSDTTVWDVNDESKVNTVGKCPFTSGALNKSAGGGTRNRDWWPTQLKLNILRQHSSLSDPMDEGFNYAEEFKTLDLAAVKKDITEVMTTSQDWWPADFGHYGPFFIRMAWHSAGTYRIGDGRGGAGAGMLRFAPLNSWPDNTNLDKARLLLWPVKQKYGRKLSWADLLVLTGNCALESMGLKTFGFGGGREDLWEPQEDVYWGSETEWMGDNVRYPNPNERKLEQPLGASHMGLIYVNPEGPGGKPDPLGAAYDIRETFGRMAMNDEETVALIAGGHTFGKTHGAADPGQYVGTEPAGSKIEEQSFGWKNSYGRGHGADTITSGLEVTWTTTPTQWSNDYFDHLFGYEWELTKSPGGAHQWQPKDGAGAGSVPDAHDPLKRHAPTMLTTDLALRADPAYEKISRRFHENPDEFADAFARAWFKLTHRDMGPIERYLGPEVPTEELLWQDPIPAVTHQLVNDQEIATLKNTLLASGLSVSQLVSTAWSSASTYRNSDKRGGANGARVRLEPQKDWAVNDPAQLDTVLKKLEGIQQDFNNAQAGDTKISLADLIVLGGCVGIEQAAKNAGHEVTVPFTPGRADASQEQTDVQSFDAMEPSADGFRNYLNAKHKSPAEDMLIDKAQLLSMTVPQLTVLVGGMRVLNTNFDHSKHGVFTERPEALTNDYFVNLLDMGITWRATSDAQSVFVGSDRNTGEPKWTGTRVDLIFGSNSELRATAEVYGCSDSQEKFVRDFIAAWTKVMNLGRFDLA, from the coding sequence ATGGGAAACAACGGAAGTTCGGATACAACAGTATGGGACGTCAATGATGAAAGTAAAGTTAACACTGTGGGCAAGTGCCCATTTACGAGTGGGGCACTGAACAAGAGTGCTGGCGGTGGTACGCGAAACCGTGACTGGTGGCCAACTCAACTGAAATTAAACATACTCCGTCAGCATTCATCCCTTTCCGACCCAATGGACGAGGGATTTAATTACGCTGAGGAATTTAAAACACTCGATCTGGCGGCTGTTAAGAAAGATATTACCGAGGTGATGACCACTTCTCAGGATTGGTGGCCAGCCGATTTTGGTCACTACGGGCCTTTCTTTATTCGCATGGCCTGGCATAGCGCGGGTACCTACCGCATTGGTGATGGCCGTGGTGGAGCGGGTGCGGGCATGCTTCGCTTTGCACCACTCAACAGCTGGCCCGACAATACGAACCTCGACAAGGCTCGCCTGCTGCTCTGGCCAGTCAAACAGAAATATGGCCGAAAGCTGTCATGGGCTGACCTTCTGGTCCTAACCGGCAACTGCGCCCTTGAATCGATGGGCCTGAAAACGTTCGGTTTTGGTGGCGGTCGTGAGGATCTTTGGGAGCCTCAAGAAGATGTCTATTGGGGGTCTGAAACCGAATGGATGGGAGACAATGTGCGTTATCCTAACCCGAATGAGCGTAAGCTGGAGCAACCCCTTGGGGCATCCCATATGGGTCTCATCTATGTGAACCCGGAAGGTCCAGGCGGTAAGCCAGATCCGCTTGGAGCGGCTTATGACATTCGCGAAACCTTCGGTCGGATGGCTATGAACGACGAAGAAACCGTTGCTCTTATTGCGGGCGGGCACACCTTTGGCAAAACCCACGGTGCTGCTGATCCAGGTCAATACGTTGGCACTGAACCGGCTGGATCGAAAATTGAAGAGCAAAGTTTTGGCTGGAAAAACTCATATGGTCGTGGTCATGGTGCAGATACTATTACTAGTGGACTTGAGGTAACGTGGACAACAACCCCAACCCAATGGAGCAATGACTATTTTGATCACTTGTTCGGCTACGAATGGGAACTAACGAAGAGTCCCGGCGGAGCGCACCAGTGGCAGCCAAAAGATGGTGCAGGCGCGGGGTCAGTACCCGACGCGCACGATCCATTGAAGCGGCATGCACCAACGATGCTAACAACCGATTTGGCATTGCGGGCAGACCCTGCTTACGAGAAAATATCAAGACGCTTCCACGAGAATCCGGATGAGTTCGCAGATGCGTTTGCCCGGGCGTGGTTTAAGTTGACCCACCGCGATATGGGGCCGATAGAACGTTATCTCGGTCCGGAAGTACCAACCGAAGAACTGCTCTGGCAAGACCCAATTCCTGCCGTTACGCATCAGTTGGTAAACGACCAGGAGATTGCTACCCTTAAAAATACCCTTTTGGCTTCGGGCCTGTCGGTGTCTCAGCTGGTATCTACCGCCTGGTCTTCAGCCTCCACCTATCGTAATTCCGACAAACGCGGTGGCGCTAACGGGGCTCGTGTTCGTCTTGAACCGCAGAAGGATTGGGCAGTTAATGACCCGGCCCAACTGGATACTGTGTTGAAGAAGCTTGAAGGAATTCAGCAAGACTTCAATAATGCTCAAGCCGGCGACACGAAGATTTCACTCGCCGACCTGATCGTGCTGGGTGGATGCGTAGGTATTGAACAGGCGGCCAAGAATGCCGGTCATGAGGTAACGGTACCGTTCACGCCGGGCCGGGCCGATGCGTCGCAGGAACAAACTGACGTGCAATCTTTTGATGCCATGGAGCCAAGTGCCGATGGGTTCCGCAACTATCTGAACGCTAAACATAAGTCGCCTGCCGAGGATATGTTGATCGATAAAGCACAACTATTGTCAATGACTGTCCCTCAATTGACGGTGCTTGTTGGTGGTATGCGCGTGCTCAATACAAACTTCGATCACTCGAAGCATGGCGTCTTTACAGAACGTCCGGAAGCACTTACGAATGACTATTTCGTTAACCTGCTCGATATGGGTATCACCTGGCGGGCAACTTCAGATGCCCAGAGCGTGTTTGTGGGTAGTGATCGTAATACGGGCGAACCCAAGTGGACGGGCACGCGTGTCGATCTGATCTTCGGCTCTAATTCAGAACTCCGCGCTACTGCAGAAGTCTACGGGTGTAGTGACTCCCAGGAGAAATTCGTACGGGACTTCATTGCGGCATGGACCAAAGTGATGAATCTTGGCCGTTTCGATCTGGCCTGA